A single region of the Podospora pseudopauciseta strain CBS 411.78 chromosome 1, whole genome shotgun sequence genome encodes:
- a CDS encoding hypothetical protein (COG:S; EggNog:ENOG503Q312), translating into MALFQHPARITRRILASQIMMTTSCQASTRHIHTSAAQTAASELLKKVKGQKFVRKQLLDGNQLQKLSLTLGRRSEFCTGEPPDGTYLPYGHHLVYFTPSQFESELGADGSDTTFNSPAPFTRRMWAGGEMLWNPQVQLRIGDRVEETTEILDAKAKKSRDGSEMVLVDVEKIFASPRGVALTDRRSWIFRQPLPAPPTGSIAPVITIPTTKSHIQDDTDLKAGYTMRNLVWSPVALFQFSALTFNAHMIHFNESWTRQVEGHPNVVVHGPLNLINLMNYWRDVHSRDGAIKAKSIAYRALSPLYAEEEYTIGTEAVEEATLCTPNTLFYIIPPIISDNDLPKLLNTPTKQVKRIKNLVSEHLGSASTRVDRPPMQGMFSRTFFVTLTDKREVVIQFRTEKLDLDAFRVAKGALGQVVPDAVALKDEELENEGVWVYSLERLPGKIWIHGVAGKGAEGRIAVNRSLGRVLSKGWLANSSGEAVSTKIRPHLEAILASPLDEVAAYRPLLQGFLGKLNEISKLPLWVSHYDLNDVNILIDETCEVTGLIDWELSTPKPFAVGLGRIHTLAGEYTGGEFWMPDEFEVAERAFWKELFAGMSQKTREMLEKNIGLVQDAVILGTLLNTFFWEDGKVGCGEVPMKALPKFLTYRIPQIRRDEPPYKE; encoded by the exons ATGGCTCTTTTCCAGCACCCCGCGCGCATCACCCGCCGCATTCTAGCCAGCCAGATTATGATGACCACCTCCTGCCAAGCCTCCACCCGTCACATCCacacctccgccgcccaGACCGCAGCCAGTGAGCTGTTGAAGAAAGTCAAAGGCCAAAAGTTCGTCCGCAAAcagcttcttgatggaaACCAACTCCAGAAGCTGTCTCTTACCTTGGGCCGACGATCAGAATTCTGCACGGGGGAGCCACCAGACGGCACTTACCTTCCCTACGGTCACCACCTCGTGtacttcaccccctcccagtTCGAGTCAGAGCTAGGAGCGGATGGGTCAGACACAACATTTAACTCGCCGGCCCCATtcacgaggaggatgtgggctggaggggagaTGCTGTGGAACCCACAGGTGCAACTGAGAATAGGAGACAGAGTAGAGGAAACCACCGAGATTCTCGATGCCAAAGCGAAGAAGAGCCGTGATGGGAGtgagatggtgttggtggatgtggaaaaGATATTTGCTTCTCCTCGGGGGGTAGCTCTTACTGACAGAAG ATCATGGATCTTCCGCCAACCACTACCTGCACCGCCTACTGGCTCAATCGCTCCAGTTATTACGatacccaccaccaagtcCCATATTCAGGATGACACAGATCTAAAGGCAGGGTATACCATGCGCAATCTTGTCTGGTCCCCTGTTGCGCTGTTTCAGTTCTCTGCCCTGACGTTCAACGCGCACATGATCCACTTCAACGAAAGCTGGACGAGGCAGGTGGAGGGTCACCCGAATGTGGTTGTGCATGGGCCCTTGAATCTGATTAATCTGATGAATTACTGGCGGGATGTTCACTCACGGGATGGGGCAATCAAGGCGAAGAGTATTGCTTACCGAGCTTTGTCACCGCTGTatgcggaggaggagtacaCCATTGGGACGGAGGCTGTGGAGGAAG CTACGCTTTGCACGCCAAACACTCTATTTTACATCATACCTCCCATTATCTCCGACAATGACCTCCCCAAGTTGCTCAACACGCCAACGAAACAAGTCAAGCGTATCAAGAATCTAGTGTCAGAGCATCTTGGAAGCGCCTCCACGCGCGTCGACAGGCCGCCAATGCAGGGGATGTTCAGCCGGACCTTCTTTGTAACGCTGACTGACAAACGCGAAGTGGTCATCCAATTCCGAACCGAGAAACTGGATCTCGACGCCTTCAGGGTAGCCAAAGGCGCCCTGGGCCAAGTCGTCCCCGATGCTGTGGCTCTCAAAGACGAAGAGCTGGAGAACGAGGGCGTCTGGGTTTACTCCCTCGAGCGTCTGCCGGGAAAGATATGGATCCACGGCGTCGCCGGCAAGGGCGCTGAAGGCCGTATTGCCGTCAACAGGTCGCTCGGGCGTGTGCTCTCAAAGGGCTGGCTTGCCAACAGCAGTGGCGAGGCTGTGTCAACCAAAATCCGGCCGCATCTTGAGGCCATACTGGCCAGCCCATTGGATGAAGTCGCAGCATACCGGCCCTTGCTACAAGGATTTCTTGGCAAGCTGAACGAGATTAGCAAGCTGCCGCTTTGGGTCTCGCACTACGACCTCAACGACGTCAACATCCTGATCGACGAAACTTGTGAAGTTACCGGCCTGATCGACTGGGAGTTGTCGACGCCGAAACCCTTTGCTGTGGGTCTTGGCCGCATTCACACCCTGGCTGGCGAATATACGGGGGGCGAGTTTTGGATGCCGGACGAGTTCGAGGTTGCTGAGCGAGCCTTTTGGAAGGAGCTTTTTGCTGGGATGTCCCAGAAGACTCGTgagatgttggagaagaaTATCGGTCTCGTCCAGGATGCCGTTATTCTCGGCACGCTCTTAAACACCTTTTTCTGGGAGGATGGAAAAGTAGGCTGCGGCGAGGTACCAATGAAGGCCCTTCCTAAATTCCTTACCTATCGGATTCCCCAGATAAGGAGGGATGAGCCTCCGTATAAGGAGTAG
- a CDS encoding hypothetical protein (COG:I; EggNog:ENOG503NY73) codes for MSQLTLRMITRLTRLASNHRPARHQLFSTSARRPLMSTTGFTETQLTVREAVAQVCSEFPNTYWQEHDQNEQDPKEFHAAMAKDGWLGIALPESLGGSGLGISEATMMMQTIAESGAGMAGAQSIHANVYATQPLAKFGSTAQLESTIPKIISGQWRVCFGVTEPNAGLDTLRLSTRATKQSDGSYKVTGQKIWITCAQVASKMILLARTTPLEEVRKPSEGLSLFCIDLDRSSPGLELRRIKKMGGRAVDANEVFFDNYSVGADSLIGEEGQGFKIILHGMNAERCLLAGEALGLGYAALGKAATYARERNVFKRPIGQNQGIAHPLAEVYMKLEAAKLATYHAAQLYDSSKTDKTIRQDAVGVACNSAKYLAAEAAFSACERAVLTHGGMGYAVEYDVERYFRECLVPRIAPVSREMILNYISEKILDLPRSY; via the coding sequence ATGTCACAGTTAACCCTCCGCATGATCACCCGGTTGACGCGCCTGGCTTCCAATCACCGGCCGGCCCGCCATCAACTGTTCTCCACCTCGGCCAGGCGCCCCCTGATGTCAACAACAGGCTTCACCGAAACACAGCTCACCGTTCGAGAAGCAGTCGCGCAGGTCTGCTCGGAGTTTCCCAACACCTATTGGCAAGAACACGACCAGAATGAGCAAGATCCCAAGGAGTTCCATGCTGCCATGGCCAAAGACGGCTGGCTCGGGATTGCTCTGCCAGAATCTCTTGGCGGATCCGGATTGGGAATATCTGAGGCCACCATGATGATGCAGACGATTGCGGAGTCTGGGGCAGGAATGGCGGGCGCCCAGAGCATACACGCCAATGTCTATGCTACACAGCCGCTGGCCAAGTTTGGGAGCACCGCCCAACTCGAAAGCACCATTCCGAAGATCATTTCGGGCCAATGGCGGGTTTGCTTTGGGGTGACTGAGCCGAACGCGGGACTGGATACGCTGAGACTGTCAACCAGGGCCACGAAGCAGAGCGATGGTTCTTACAAAGTGACTGGACAAAAGATCTGGATCACTTGCGCTCAAGTGGCCTCCAAGATGATTCTGTTGGCGCGAACCACACCGCTGGAGGAGGTCAGGAAACCGAGCGAAGGGCTGTCATTATTCTGCATCGATCTTGATCGTAGCAGCCCAGGTCTTGAACTCCGACGAATCAAGAAGATGGGGGGACGGGCTGTCGATGCTAACGAGGTCTTCTTCGACAACTATTCGGTTGGTGCCGACTCGTTGATTGGCGAGGAAGGGCAAGGCTTCAAGATTATCCTGCATGGGATGAACGCTGAACGCTGCCTGCTCGCCGGCGAGGCTCTTGGTCTGGGGTATGCTGCTCTAGGAAAGGCGGCAACGTATGCTAGAGAACGTAACGTCTTCAAGAGGCCAATCGGACAGAATCAAGGAATCGCCCATCCGCTAGCAGAGGTATACATGAAGCTTGAGGCGGCGAAGTTGGCAACGTATCATGCTGCGCAGTTGTATGATTCGAGCAAGACCGATAAGACGATACGCCAAGATGCGGTGGGTGTGGCTTGCAATAGTGCAAAGTATCTGGCGGCCGAGGCAGCGTTCTCGGCGTGCGAGAGAGCCGTGTTGACGCATGGGGGAATGGGTTACGCGGTCGAGTATGACGTCGAACGGTACTTTCGAGAGTGTCTCGTGCCGAGGATTGCGCCCGTTAGTCGAGAGATGATTCTGAATTATATCAGTGAAAAGATTTTGGATCTTCCACGGAGTTATTGA
- a CDS encoding hypothetical protein (EggNog:ENOG503PX5Q), translating to MSSTSAPQIPFAEGTEEYGYYERLQHVVRSRLPGMKPRVLVITDIEQDYDDLLAIIFLSEMHRMGAIEIAGCIANHHPADRRAKFLRTTLDCLNLQHVPVAIGTKGASDIVAHAPDLYYGLKNRRFHDYAERKHTPPLSGEELIDFLVDQSGKVQTPGGTPTQKLTVLLISSLQDISEAFERWKSVPGQPFPTDKFDKFISQGGYKLEGNNLWPEMGMTNNKFHRQAAKNYTRTLQGCKLKSDAWSREAAKAARLDGSFFQELFQLGPIGAHLEWVWLRQEFKFYYDPLNDPYMPQLDVGWYLNTRLNLSRKSDLFQQLAKSMPPFQEVVPLIKVIAYDCCAAVGAVGDDFMKAFHVLDPSVKQQAPLDETLSEHERLFNDNKTIHRLFGRTQDDMGGINADQLASVMEVFILGGLLATKDHAEKLLQTKSPSTAIPDHEPMQYKNTLENWEHDRQQPLITEVKRCRKELQGLKDKQADAQDSLELARTAKSHDRVRQAENTLNEVVGKQTKAEIALNAAIGRIEEDKTRGAERKLRGEYDSSTPELSGAPYELLYQRDVLGRA from the coding sequence ATGTCATCAACATCGGCGCCACAAATACCCTTCGCTGAAGGCACCGAGGAGTATGGCTACTACGAGAGACTACAACATGTCGTCAGATCCCGCCTCCCCGGTATGAAACCCCGGGTTCTTGTCATTACAGACATCGAACAAGACTACGATGACCTCCTCGCTATTATCTTTCTGAGCGAGATGCACCGCATGGGCGCCATCGAAATTGCCGGCTGCATAGCAAACCATCACCCAGCGGACAGACGCGCTAAGTTCCTTCGAACAACTCTAGACTGCCTCAACCTGCAGCATGTACCGGTTGCTATTGGCACTAAGGGTGCTAGCGACATCGTGGCCCATGCTCCAGATCTCTACTATGGCCTCAAGAACAGACGGTTTCACGACTACGCCGAGAGAAAACATACACCTCCTCTCTCAGGCGAAGAGCTCATCGACTTCCTTGTCGACCAATCCGGCAAGGTACAGACACCGGGGGGGACACCTACACAAAAGCTCACTGTTTTGCTCATCTCTTCATTACAAGACATAAGCGAAGCATTCGAGCGGTGGAAGTCAGTACCCGGCCAACCCTTCCCCACAGACAAATTCGACAAGTTCATCTCTCAAGGCGGGTATAAACTAGAGGGCAACAACCTCTGGCCAGAGATGGGCATGACAAACAACAAATTCCACCGTCAAGCGGCCAAGAACTACACTCGAACCCTTCAAGGTTGCAAGCTCAAGTCTGACGCTTGGTCTCGCGAAGCCGCGAAGGCCGCCCGTCTCGATGGCTCGTTCTTCCAGGAGCTCTTTCAACTGGGGCCTATCGGTGCTCATCTCGAGTGGGTGTGGCTAAGGCAGGAGTTCAAATTCTACTACGATCCCCTTAACGATCCATATATGCCCCAGCTCGATGTTGGATGGTATCTGAACACACGCCTCAACCTCTCTCGAAAATCGGACCTGTTCCAGCAATTAGCAAAGTCGATGCCGCCCTTCCAAGAGGTAGTCCCTCTTATCAAGGTCATTGCCTACGACTGCTGTGCCGCGGTCGGTGCAGTCGGCGATGACTTCATGAAAGCCTTCCACGTGCTTGACCCATCCGTGAAGCAACAGGCCCCCCTCGACGAAACACTTTCCGAACACGAAAGGCTTTTCAATGACAACAAAACCATCCACCGCCTCTTCGGCCGGACACAAGATGACATGGGCGGGATCAACGCTGACCAACTAGCCAGCGTCATGGAAGTCTTTATATTAGGAGGCTTACTCGCCACAAAGGACCACGCCGAAAAGTTATTACAAACCAAGAGCCCATCCACAGCTATACCCGACCACGAACCCATGCAATACAAAAATACCCTCGAAAACTGGGAACACGACAGGCAACAGCCCCTCATCACTGAAGTCAAGAGGTGCCGGAAGGAGTTACAGGGTCTCAAAGATAAGCAAGCAGACGCACAGGACAGTCTGGAGCTGGCGAGGACAGCAAAATCACATGATAGGGTGAGACAGGCGGAAAATACCTTGAATGAGGTGGTTGGGAAGCAGACAAAGGCCGAGATTGCTTTGAACGCGGCAATTGGTAGGAtcgaggaggacaagacacggggggcggagaggaagttGAGAGGAGAGTATGATTCTAGCACACCGGAGCTATCTGGGGCTCCGTATGAGCTGCTCTATCAGAGGGATGTTCTCGGGAGAGCGTAG
- a CDS encoding hypothetical protein (COG:S; EggNog:ENOG503NW3U): MPTILIIGTCDTKLEPLLFLRESIISFPLPIPDLEVILLDVGRNPVEHEAISISLEDLLVDCTDISNLDRGEFVEVISRQATKVVEGLLRSSKGLHGVISLGGSSGTALAAGIMKGLPWGLPKVIVSTVASGDTGGYVGESDIGMVNSVVDIAGINGLLGEVIGNAAGGIVGSAVVFEHRKHGERGRGQERKKRLGVTMFGVTTPAVDTVRECFKEWYGDDVEVYVFHATGHGGKTMEKMVREEELDAVLDLTTTEVADFVVGGVMSAGEERMTAAVERGIPYLVSLGATDMVNFGAKETVPERFKDRNLVEHNAAVTVMRTNKEEARDIGRFMVERLKNAMRPEVVRVVIPRGGTSLLSKCGEQFEDKQVDEVLFDVLQEGLKGSGIEVVEDKRDINDEGLSRMIAGLMGLLMA; this comes from the coding sequence ATgcccaccatcctcatcatcggaACGTGCGACACCAAGCTCGAACCGCTCCTCTTTTTGAGGGAATCAAtcatctccttccccttACCTATTCCCGACCTTGAGGTCATCCTCCTAGACGTGGGTCGAAACCCGGTCGAGCACGAAGCTATTTCCATATCTCTAGAGGACCTGCTGGTGGATTGCACTGATATTTCCAACCTCGACCGGGGTGAATTCGTCGAGGTAATCTCCCGCCAGGCAACCAAAGTTGTGGAAGGGCTTTTGAGGTCGTCAAAGGGGCTGCATGGGGTCATCTCTTTGGGGGGGTCATCGGGGACGGCGCTTGCAGCGGGGATTATGAAGGGTTTGCCGTGGGGTTTGCCAAAGGTCATCGTTAGTACTGTTGCTAGTGGGGATACGGGGGGGTATGTAGGGGAGAGTGATATTGGAATGGTGAACTCGGTGGTTGATATTGCTGGGATCaatgggttgttgggggaggtgattggGAATGCGGCGGGCGGGATTGTTGGTTCTGCAGTGGTGTTTGAACATAGAAAGCacggggagaggggaaggggacaagagaggaagaaaaggttGGGGGTCACGATGTTTGGGGTTACTACTCCTGCTGTTGACACAGTTCGTGAATGTTTCAAGGAGTGGTATGGGGACGATGTGGAGGTGTATGTTTTTCATGCTACTGGTCATGGGGGGAAGAcgatggagaagatggtgagGGAAGAGGAGTTGGATGCCGTGTTGGATTTGACCACGACGGAGGTGGCAGATTTTGTGGTGGGGGGTGTGATGagtgctggggaggagaggatgacgGCGGCGGTTGAGAGGGGGATTCCATATTTGGTTTCGTTGGGGGCAACAGATATGGTTAACTTTGGGGCGAAGGAAACGGTGCCGGAGCGGTTCAAAGACAGAAATTTGGTGGAGCATAATGCTGCTGTTACTGTCATGAGGACGAACAAGGAGGAAGCGAGGGACATTGGGAGGTTtatggtggagaggttgaaaaATGCTATGAGGCCGGAGGTAGTCAGAGTGGTGATTCCGAGGGGTGGGACAAGCTTGCTTTCGAAATGTGGTGAGCAGTTTGAGGATAAGCAGGTTGACGAGGTATTGTTTGATGTGTTGCAGGAGGGCTTAAAGGGGAGTGGgattgaggtggtggaggacaaAAGAGATATTAACGATGAGGGTTTGTCGAGGATGATTGCTGGGTTAATGGGGCTATTGATGGCTTAG
- a CDS encoding hypothetical protein (COG:S; EggNog:ENOG503NYII), with amino-acid sequence MPPPTDRHEILHRLRSQINAGIPILGSGAGIGLSAKFVESAGGDLIIIYNSGRFRMAGRGSLAGLMPYGNANDIMLEMAKEILPIVHHTPVLAGICASDPYLPSYLPSYLRHLKSLGLCGIQNFPTVGLIDGQFRVHLEQTGMGYDLEVNLIKEARALEMLTTPYVFNPDEARLMAKAGADIVVAHMGLTTGGSIGAQEAEGGNSKALGDCVERVQAIRDAVYAVNPEIIVLCHGGAIASPEDAGYVLERTKGVHGFYGASSIERLPVEKAITEVTRAFKGLKMGERR; translated from the exons ATGCCACCCCCCACCGACCGCCACGaaatcctccaccgcctccgctCCCAAATCAACGCcggcatccccatcctcggcTCCGGAGCCGGCATAGGTCTCTCCGCGAAATTCGTCGAATCTGCCGGCGGCGACCTAATAATAATTTACAACAGCGGCCGCTTCCGCATGGCCGGCCGCGGCTCCCTAGCCGGTCTCATGCCCTACGGCAACGCCAACGACATTATGCTCGAGATG GCAAAAGAAATACTTCCCATAGTCCATCACACCCCCGTCCTAGCTGGCATCTGCGCCTCAGACCCCTACCTTCCCTCCTACCTCCCATCCTACCTCCGTCACCTCAAATCCCTCGGCCTCTGCGGCATCCAAAACTTTCCCACCGTCGGCCTCATCGACGGTCAGTTCCGTGTTCACCTCGAACAAACCGGCATGGGGTACGATCTAGAAGTTAATCTCATCAAGGAGGCCCGGGCGTTGGAAATGCTGACCACACCCTACGTCTTCAACCCAGACGAAGCCAGACTCATGGCCAAGGCTGGGGCAGATATTGTCGTGGCGCATATGGGGTTGACGACGGGGGGTTCGATTGGTGCGCaggaggccgaggggggGAATAGTAAGGCGTTGGGTGACTGTGTGGAACGGGTGCAGGCGATTAGAGATGCAGTGTATGCGGTCAATCCCGAGATTATCGTGCTTTGTCATGGGGGTGCGATTGCCAGCCCAGAGGATGCGGGGTATGTGCTGGAACGAACGAAGGGGGTGCATGGGTTTTACGGGGCGAGTTCGATTGAGAGGTTACCGGTTGAGAAGGCGATTACTGAGGTGACGAGGGCGTTTAAGGGCCTAAAGATGGGGGAGCGGAGGTGA
- a CDS encoding hypothetical protein (COG:K; EggNog:ENOG503PD7J), with amino-acid sequence MQAQTTSKEAGSFVESGVHGSSMSSTLPSQGQPPIAELTLPPMPRRQSCDRCHELKVRCVTDGHDNNTLGLGVIGEESEASRGRSVIAPIPCARCSKAGAVCIFSPQLRSGRPRVHRHPVRKRARRSSRCPSSPAELSPTHSQSLSPRPPAFNFPLPETRPGIERQSQSRTAPLLLSTTASPNFDIVYRRPDLNTPTTLLSNFGLPGHQGHFSNRQDHFHPLPHTAEDSSSEFGPSFSESILSATSATTDNTWMFSGSAENLLEEATQANLRINRAGSMLSTLTRALLTIASPAINEIFDAGCSLISFMDRYAARQMISPHIPLERRRASSDVYRIPHGAIGSSAPISKATDTAISLMALASHQMLLGIFEDLCSSFLSQINSGQAATPPNTPSTGAFFGSSHSQMLAMTNLISHLMEQLDRALRSLAVDQQDAPEGSEGLIVAASVAVASTHDAEFDHALGFGHPPPPSQAHQEPDFDGQKHNRRTPQTLQEGVVSVIFNQVEQRQTRAREQVLMLRRLLGGRS; translated from the exons ATGCAAGCACAGACGACAAGCAAGGAGGCGGGTTCCTTCGTCGAGTCTGGGGTGCACGGCTCCAGCATGTCATCAACCCTTCCATCGCAAGGGCAGCCGCCTATCGCCGAGCTCACACTACCACCCATGCCCAGGAGGCAGTCGTGCGATCGTTGTCACGAACTCAAGGTCCGCTGTGTCACGGATGGGCATGACAACAATACACTTGGTCTCGGGGTCATAGGCGAAGAGAGTGAAGCTAGTCGTGGGAGGTCGGTGATAGCGCCAATACCTTGTGCAAGGTGCTCCAAGGCAGGGGCGGTTTGCATTTTCAGTC CCCAGCTCCGGTCCGGCCGTCCAAGGGTACACCGACATCCGGTTAGGAAAAGAGCGAGGCGGTCATCCAGGTGTCCATCTTCACCAGCCGAACTCTCCCCAACTCATTCCCAGTCCCTATCACCGAGACCCCCTGCATTCAACTTCCCGCTACCGGAGACCAGGCCAGGTATTGAAAGACAATCACAATCCCGAACAGCGCCCTTACTTCTGTCGACAACTGCATCGCCAAACTTTGACATTGTCTACAGGAGACCCGATTTGAACACTCCAACAACACTTCTGTCAAACTTTGGGTTGCCAGGACACCAAGGTCATTTCTCCAATAGACAGGACCACTTCCATCCTCTGCCACATACGGCCGAAGATTCCAGTAGTGAATTTGGGCCTTCTTTTTCCGAAAGCATACTCAGCGCAACCTCAGCGACAACCGACAATACATGGATGTTTTCCGGCTCAGCCGAAAATCTTCTTGAAGAAGCCACTCAAGCTAACCTCCGCATCAATCGCGCTGGAAGCATGTTGAGTACCCTCACCCGAGCGCTGTTGACAATAGCTTCACCAGCGATCAATGAAATCTTCGATGCAGGCTGCTCACTGATCAGCTTCATGGACCGTTACGCCGCACGACAAATGATATCACCCCACATACCCCTGGAAAGGAGGAGAGCCAGTTCGGATGTGTATAGAATACCCCATGGCGCCATAGGAAGCTCAGCACCCATCAGCAAGGCTACCGATACTGCCATTTCTCTCATGGCTCTGGCCTCCCACCAAATGCTCTTGGGCATTTTTGAAGATCTTTGCAGTTCATTTCTCTCGCAAATCAACTCGGGTCAGGCAGccacaccacccaacacGCCATCAACGGGGGCCTTCTTTGGCTCATCGCACAGTCAGATGCTTGCCATGACCAACTTGATCAGCCATCTCATGGAGCAGCTAGATCGTGCTCTGCGATCACTGGCAGTTGACCAACAAGACGCTCCCGAAGGTTCCGAAGGGCTTATCGTGGCGGCAtcggtggcggtggcttCGACACATGACGCCGAGTTTGATCATGCGCTGGGCTTTGgtcatcctccaccgcctaGCCAGGCACATCAAGAACCGGATTTCGACGGGCAGAAACACAACAGAAGAACGCCACAAACGCTACAGGAAGGTGTAGTCAGCGTAATCTTCAATCAGGTGGAGCAGCGGCAAACTCGAGCAAGAGAACAAGTCCTTATGTTGAGAAGGTTGTTAGGGGGGAGAAGTTGA
- a CDS encoding hypothetical protein (EggNog:ENOG503NXGC; COG:C) produces MEPQETGAPYKRLESPHDPPLRILIVGAGLGGCAAAIALHHHGHEVVAVLDKVRNFTRLGDSLGLGENAYKLLARWGCNIKEIQEIGNQAPTMKIRRWHDGKVLAEQPLMDMAGYIGHRGDYHDIFLKWVRERSIPILMSSDVTSYTDTTPPTLALSTGKSLSADLIVAADGIKSLARPLVLSHHDDPISSGYACFRAYFSPSEEMKADPARNTFLSQDSVNFWIGPDTHVVQNTLRGGGEFNWILTHKDDGDIPESWFQPGDMDEVRKLVADIDPDIRYAIMSTDRCLDWKICYRKPLSTWVSPKSHRIVLLGDSCHAHLPTSAQGASQATESAGVLAVCLGLVGRDEVEVATRAYEKLRFPRVRVSQTHGEDLRDRWHNVLKNVDNDVDIDPEMVKIKNRPLYAFDAEKDAVEKWDGVVSRIRRELMTGQIEPLCDE; encoded by the exons ATGGAACCCCAGGAAACAGGAGCACCCTACAAAAGACTTGAATCACCTCACGATCCTCCCCTTAGGA TCCTTATCGTCGGTGCTGGCCTGGGAGGATGCGCCGCAGCCAttgccctccaccaccacggtCACGAAGTAGTCGCAGTCCTAGACAAAGTCCGCAACTTCACCCGCCTCGGCGACTCCCTCGGGCTAGGAGAAAATGCCTACAAACTCCTCGCCCGATGGGGCTGCAACATCAAAGAAATTCAAGAAATCGGCAACCAGGCCCCCACCATGAAAATCAGACGTTGGCACGACGGGAAAGTTCTTGCTGAGCAACCCCTGATGGACATGGCAGGATATATCGGTCACCGCGGTGACTACCACGACATCTTCCTCAAATG GGTCCGCGAAAGAagcatccccatcctcatgTCCTCCGACGTAACCTCCTACACTgacacaacaccaccaaccctaGCCCTCTCCACTGGCAAGTCCCTCTCCGCCGACCTCATAGTCGCAGCAGACGGCATCAAATCCCTCGCCCGccccctcgtcctctcccaccacgaCGACCCCATCTCCAGCGGCTACGCCTGTTTCCGCGCTTACTTCTCCCCTTCCGAGGAAATGAAAGCAGACCCGGCCCGCAACACGTTCCTCTCCCAAGACAGCGTCAACTTTTGGATCGGGCCCGACACCCACGTCGTTCAGAACACACtccgaggagggggggagttCAACTGGATACTTACTCACAAAGACGACGGGGACATTCCCGAGTCGTGGTTTCAGCCGGGGGATATGGACGAAGTCCGGAAGTTGGTGGCAGATATTGATCCTGATATCAGGTATGCGATCATGTCTACGGACAGGTGTCTAGACTGGAAGATCTGCTACCGGAAGCCGTTGTCTACGTGGGTGTCACCAAAGTCGCATCGGATTGTCTTGCTGGGGGACAGCTGTCATGCTCATCTGCCGACGTCGGCACAAGGGGCTAGTCAGGCGACGGAGAGTGCGGGTGTTTTGGCGGTTTGTCTGGGTTTGGTAGGGAGGGACGAAGTCGAGGTTGCTACCAGGGCCTACGAGAAGCTCCGCTTCCCGAGGGTGAGGGTAAGTCAAACCCATGGGGAGGATTTGCGAGATCGATGGCACAATGTTCTCAAGAATGTGGATAATGATGTGGATATTGATCCAGAAATGGTGAAAATTAAG AACCGCCCGTTATACGCATTCGACGCAGAAAAAGATGCCGTTGAGAAatgggatggggtggtgtcgAGAATCCGGCGGGAGTTGATGACGGGCCAGATAGAGCCTCTCTGCGATGAATGA